In Dama dama isolate Ldn47 chromosome X, ASM3311817v1, whole genome shotgun sequence, one genomic interval encodes:
- the LOC133051739 gene encoding endogenous retrovirus group K member 13-1 Env polyprotein-like isoform X1, which produces MFVFSRRMLKRRAGSRKGWYARQRSSLVERMRQLTIQETVPLPTAQQIQALLQMAYAEYFGYDYDHDHRNWIVDIPSITKSTGDARRVNGTGPKDIPFCGLGVKGRYIAVPWKLCRDETATVYSITNDTHSLWDWSPDSNRNPGKEGGRQLAARIWNLGGTTVYQTEIWKLLAAFRTDGSLLRTGGKTKGVLSWRAYWWNETWRYPRACVPYPFMILVGSVTLSKNAGLYHVHCFNCTLTNCIRGMENNSGALIVKQPPFVMMPVNLTEPWYEESGLELWNKVRTALARPRRGIGLIILGVVTLITLIASATTASVSLAQSVHTANIVDDLAKNTSKALGIQEDIDRKLEDRLNALYDTVRFLGEKILGLKLRAKIRCHANYRWICVTPKIYNNTETPWNKIKLHLDGIWHNENISLDLLQLHQEILDIKNAPRASMDLAENAEEFVKSLFSNFPSITSLWHLFSGVVAMLLVLALFVCITPCIIKKFVKELWDIKAVLHSNYLRQKNQACHFI; this is translated from the exons atgtttgtgttttcccgcagaatgctgaagcgccgcgctggctcccggaaaggttggtacgcacggcagaggagttcactggtagagcgaatgagacagctcacaatccaggagacggtcccgctgccgacagctcagcagatacaggcactgttacagatggcat atgcagaatactttggttatgattatgaccatgaccaccgtaattggatagtggatattcctagcattacgaaatctacaggagatgcacgacgagtcaatggaaccggacctaaagacattccattttgtggcctgggggtaaaaggacgatatatagctgtgccatggaaactttgtagagatgagactgctactgtatattctattactaatgacacacattcactttgggactggtcgccagactccaacaggaaccccggaaaggaaggcggcagacaacttgcagctagaatttggaatcttggtggcaccacggtgtatcagactgagatatggaagctgttggctgctttcagaacagatgggtcccttttacggactggaggaaagaccaaaggagtactatcctggagagcgtattggtggaatgagacttggagatatcctcgggcctgcgtaccctatccctttatgatccttgttggctctgtgactctttcaaaaaatgctggcctatatcatgttcattgttttaattgtaccctgactaattgtataagaggtatggaaaataattctggggctctgatagttaaacaaccaccctttgtcatgatgcctgtaaatcttactgagccctggtatgaagagtcagggcttgagctgtggaataaagtgcgtacagcccttgctaggccacgaagggggataggattaataattctaggagtagtaacgcttataactttaattgcttctgctactactgcttctgtatccttagctcaatctgtacatactgctaatattgtagatgatttagcaaagaacacttcaaaagctttaggaattcaggaagatatagatagaaaactagaagataggctaaatgccctctatgataccgtgagattttTGGGAGAAAAAATATTAGGCTTaaaactgagggcaaaaatcaggtgtcatgctaactatcgttggatttgtgtaactccaaaaatttataataatactgagaccccttggaataagataaaattacatttagatggtatttggcataatgaaaacatttccttagatctattacaacttcatcaggaaattcttgatataaaaaatgctcctcgggctagtatggatttggcagaaaatgctgaagagtttgttaaaagtttgttttccaattttccttcaataacctcactttggcatcttttttcaggggtcgtggccatgcttctggtattagcgctttttgtgtgcattactccttgtatcataaagaaatttgtcaaagagttgtgggacatcaaggctgtcctacacagtaattatttacgccaaaagaatcaggcgtgccattttatttaa
- the LOC133051739 gene encoding endogenous retrovirus group K member 13-1 Env polyprotein-like isoform X2, giving the protein MILVGSVTLSKNAGLYHVHCFNCTLTNCIRGMENNSGALIVKQPPFVMMPVNLTEPWYEESGLELWNKVRTALARPRRGIGLIILGVVTLITLIASATTASVSLAQSVHTANIVDDLAKNTSKALGIQEDIDRKLEDRLNALYDTVRFLGEKILGLKLRAKIRCHANYRWICVTPKIYNNTETPWNKIKLHLDGIWHNENISLDLLQLHQEILDIKNAPRASMDLAENAEEFVKSLFSNFPSITSLWHLFSGVVAMLLVLALFVCITPCIIKKFVKELWDIKAVLHSNYLRQKNQACHFI; this is encoded by the coding sequence atgatccttgttggctctgtgactctttcaaaaaatgctggcctatatcatgttcattgttttaattgtaccctgactaattgtataagaggtatggaaaataattctggggctctgatagttaaacaaccaccctttgtcatgatgcctgtaaatcttactgagccctggtatgaagagtcagggcttgagctgtggaataaagtgcgtacagcccttgctaggccacgaagggggataggattaataattctaggagtagtaacgcttataactttaattgcttctgctactactgcttctgtatccttagctcaatctgtacatactgctaatattgtagatgatttagcaaagaacacttcaaaagctttaggaattcaggaagatatagatagaaaactagaagataggctaaatgccctctatgataccgtgagattttTGGGAGAAAAAATATTAGGCTTaaaactgagggcaaaaatcaggtgtcatgctaactatcgttggatttgtgtaactccaaaaatttataataatactgagaccccttggaataagataaaattacatttagatggtatttggcataatgaaaacatttccttagatctattacaacttcatcaggaaattcttgatataaaaaatgctcctcgggctagtatggatttggcagaaaatgctgaagagtttgttaaaagtttgttttccaattttccttcaataacctcactttggcatcttttttcaggggtcgtggccatgcttctggtattagcgctttttgtgtgcattactccttgtatcataaagaaatttgtcaaagagttgtgggacatcaaggctgtcctacacagtaattatttacgccaaaagaatcaggcgtgccattttatttaa